A portion of the Candidatus Methylomirabilota bacterium genome contains these proteins:
- a CDS encoding ComF family protein, with product MRAWVCAALDLLYPAVCPVCQRRLGGGRRDPLCGSCWARIARIEAPYCLRCGAPGIPGRDGAPAESTPASPLCPACRADPPPFDYARAAAPYQDPLRSAVHAFKFRGKRALARPLADLLITQCGRGLAAEADVLVPVPLAPARERQRGFNQAALLAERVGQALARPVKPGWLGRARPTQPQSELAAEERRRNVRGAFRAAPAVAGRHVLVIDDVLTTGATAAECARALRAAGVRTVGVLTVARVV from the coding sequence ATGAGAGCCTGGGTGTGCGCCGCGCTCGATCTCCTCTATCCCGCCGTCTGTCCCGTCTGCCAGCGTCGTCTGGGCGGCGGCCGTCGGGATCCCCTCTGCGGTAGCTGCTGGGCGCGGATCGCGCGCATCGAGGCGCCGTACTGCCTTCGCTGCGGCGCCCCCGGCATCCCGGGCCGTGACGGCGCCCCGGCCGAGAGCACCCCGGCGAGCCCGCTCTGCCCGGCCTGTCGAGCCGATCCGCCGCCATTCGATTACGCTCGGGCCGCCGCCCCCTACCAGGATCCCCTGCGGTCGGCGGTCCACGCGTTCAAGTTTCGCGGCAAGCGGGCGCTGGCCCGCCCGCTCGCCGACCTTCTCATCACGCAATGCGGTCGGGGCCTCGCCGCCGAGGCCGACGTGCTCGTCCCGGTCCCGCTGGCCCCGGCCCGGGAGCGGCAGCGCGGGTTCAACCAGGCCGCGCTCCTGGCCGAGCGCGTGGGGCAGGCGCTGGCCCGACCGGTGAAGCCCGGCTGGCTGGGCCGCGCGCGGCCGACCCAGCCACAGAGCGAGCTCGCCGCCGAGGAGCGCCGGCGCAACGTCCGCGGCGCCTTCCGGGCCGCGCCCGCCGTGGCCGGGCGCCACGTGCTGGTGATCGACGACGTGCTGACCACCGGAGCCACCGCCGCCGAGTGCGCCCGCGCGCTGCGGGCGGCCGGCGTACGGACGGTGGGTGTCCTCACCGTTGCTCGGGTGGTCTGA
- the gap gene encoding type I glyceraldehyde-3-phosphate dehydrogenase: MSIRVGVNGFGRIGRVFFRTTLNDKDIEVVGVNDLADAKTLAHLLKHDSVHGTLAAEVKAKDGAIFVDGREIRVTAVKDPASLPWKDLGVDVVIESTGVFRDTATASKHLQAGARKVIITAPAKDPDVTIVLGVNEQAYDAHRHRIISNASCTTNCLATTVKVIDDAFGVKRGFATTVHAYTNDQPVHDFPHKDLRRARAAALSMIPTTTGAATAVGLVLPKLKGKLDGIAIRVPTANVSVIDLVAEVDRPASVQAVNDAFREAAAGKLRGILDASEEELVSVDFNGNAHSSIVDLSSTAMIEGNLLKVLAWYDNEWGYSSRLRDLARFIGKTL; encoded by the coding sequence ATGAGCATTCGAGTCGGCGTCAACGGATTTGGACGGATCGGGCGAGTCTTCTTCCGGACGACCCTCAACGACAAGGATATCGAGGTGGTCGGGGTCAACGACCTGGCGGACGCCAAGACCCTGGCCCACCTTCTCAAGCACGATTCCGTGCACGGCACCCTCGCGGCCGAGGTCAAGGCCAAGGACGGCGCGATCTTCGTGGACGGGCGCGAGATCCGCGTCACCGCCGTCAAAGACCCGGCCAGCCTCCCCTGGAAAGACCTCGGCGTGGACGTCGTCATCGAGTCCACCGGCGTCTTCCGCGACACCGCGACCGCCTCCAAGCACCTGCAGGCGGGCGCGCGCAAGGTCATCATCACGGCGCCGGCCAAGGACCCTGACGTGACGATCGTGCTCGGCGTCAACGAGCAGGCCTACGATGCGCACCGCCATCGCATCATCTCGAATGCCTCCTGCACCACCAACTGCCTGGCCACCACCGTCAAGGTGATCGACGACGCCTTCGGCGTGAAACGCGGGTTCGCCACCACCGTGCACGCCTACACCAACGACCAGCCCGTCCACGATTTCCCCCACAAGGATCTGCGGCGGGCCCGGGCTGCCGCCCTCAGCATGATTCCCACCACCACCGGCGCCGCCACCGCGGTGGGGCTGGTGCTGCCCAAGCTCAAGGGCAAGCTCGACGGCATCGCCATCCGGGTGCCCACCGCCAACGTCTCGGTGATCGACCTCGTGGCCGAGGTGGACCGGCCGGCCAGCGTGCAAGCCGTCAACGACGCGTTTCGGGAGGCGGCGGCGGGCAAGCTGCGGGGCATCCTGGACGCCAGCGAGGAAGAGCTCGTCTCGGTGGACTTCAACGGCAATGCCCACTCGTCCATCGTCGACCTGTCGTCGACGGCGATGATCGAAGGCAATCTCCTGAAGGTCCTCGCCTGGTACGACAACGAGTGGGGCTACTCGTCGCGCCTGCGGGACCTGGCCCGGTTCATCGGCAAGACCCTCTAG
- a CDS encoding phosphoglycerate kinase: protein MAKLTIEQLDLAGRRVFLRADLNAPVEAGAITDDTRLRAVVPTIQYATSRGAAVVLASHLGRPRGRPTPEASLRPVAERLESLLGQPVPLAPDCVGPEVAEQAQRLKPGEVLLLENLRFHKEEEINDEGFARALAVLADCYVNDAFAAAHRAHASIVAITKFLQPAAAGLLMQKELNALTRILERPERPLAAILGGAKVSDKLALVENLLLRVDALLIGGGMAFTFLRSLGHDVGRSLLEPGQIDTARRILEGARRRGVSVVLPVDVVVASEPDSPSGSVVGIREIPADRMGLDIGPLTVERFATTLKSARTIVWNGPLGVFEKPAFAAGTLGVARAVADAPAFSVVGGGDTLAAVNAAGVADRIGYISTAGGAFLEFLEGRSLPGVQALTEVS, encoded by the coding sequence GTGGCCAAGCTCACCATCGAGCAGCTCGACCTGGCCGGTCGGCGCGTCTTCTTGCGGGCCGACCTCAACGCGCCCGTCGAGGCGGGCGCGATCACGGATGACACGCGGCTGCGCGCGGTGGTGCCCACCATCCAGTACGCCACGAGCCGCGGGGCCGCCGTCGTGCTCGCTTCGCACCTGGGCCGCCCGCGAGGCCGGCCCACGCCGGAGGCCTCGCTACGCCCCGTGGCCGAGCGACTGGAGTCGCTGTTGGGGCAGCCGGTGCCGCTAGCGCCGGACTGCGTGGGCCCCGAGGTGGCGGAGCAGGCCCAGCGTCTCAAGCCCGGCGAGGTGCTCCTCCTCGAGAATCTGCGCTTTCACAAGGAGGAGGAGATCAACGACGAGGGCTTCGCCCGGGCCCTGGCCGTCCTGGCCGACTGCTACGTGAACGACGCCTTTGCCGCGGCCCATCGCGCCCACGCCTCCATCGTGGCCATCACGAAGTTCCTGCAGCCGGCCGCCGCCGGTCTCCTGATGCAGAAGGAGCTGAACGCGCTCACTCGTATCCTGGAGCGTCCCGAACGGCCGCTGGCGGCGATCCTGGGGGGCGCCAAGGTATCCGACAAGCTGGCGCTGGTGGAAAACTTGCTGCTCCGCGTGGACGCGCTCCTGATCGGCGGCGGGATGGCCTTCACGTTCTTGAGGTCGCTCGGTCACGACGTGGGCCGCTCGCTGCTGGAGCCCGGGCAGATCGACACCGCCCGGCGCATCCTGGAGGGCGCCCGCCGGCGGGGGGTGTCGGTCGTGCTGCCCGTCGACGTCGTGGTGGCCTCGGAGCCGGACAGTCCCTCCGGCTCGGTGGTCGGCATCCGGGAGATTCCAGCAGACCGCATGGGTCTCGACATCGGCCCTCTCACCGTCGAGCGCTTTGCAACCACGCTGAAGTCGGCTCGGACGATCGTGTGGAACGGCCCGCTGGGGGTCTTCGAGAAGCCGGCCTTCGCTGCGGGCACGCTGGGCGTGGCGCGAGCCGTGGCCGACGCTCCGGCGTTCTCGGTCGTCGGTGGGGGTGACACCCTGGCCGCCGTGAACGCCGCCGGCGTCGCCGATCGCATCGGGTACATCTCGACGGCGGGAGGGGCGTTTCTCGAGTTCCTGGAAGGGCGGTCGCTGCCGGGCGTGCAAGCTCTCACGGAGGTCTCGTGA
- the tpiA gene encoding triose-phosphate isomerase: MRTPLVMGNWKMHGTLAEARALAGALREALKRPRGVEVVVCPPFTALAAVAEVLAGGPIRMGGQNCHWEAAGAHTGEISPAMLADVGCRYVIIGHSERRREMGEADEQINRKVQAALAHNLTPTLCIGETADERRQGLTFTTVEGQLRAGLAGLSPEAIANVVLAYEPVWAIGTGANATPAQATEVHGYLRGLLSELTSKETAQRIRIIYGGSVKADNIDSLAAEPEIDGALVGGASLNAAGFVAIARKAARAGAATKGE, from the coding sequence ATGCGGACCCCGCTCGTGATGGGAAACTGGAAGATGCATGGCACCCTGGCCGAGGCGCGGGCCCTGGCCGGCGCCCTCCGCGAGGCGCTGAAGCGGCCGCGCGGCGTGGAGGTCGTCGTCTGCCCCCCGTTCACGGCACTGGCCGCAGTGGCTGAGGTTCTGGCCGGCGGCCCCATCCGCATGGGCGGCCAGAACTGCCACTGGGAGGCCGCCGGCGCCCACACCGGGGAGATCTCGCCCGCCATGCTGGCCGACGTCGGCTGCCGCTACGTCATCATCGGCCACTCCGAGCGACGGCGCGAGATGGGGGAGGCCGACGAGCAGATCAACCGCAAGGTCCAGGCGGCCCTGGCCCACAATCTGACGCCGACGCTGTGTATCGGCGAGACCGCCGATGAGCGACGGCAGGGACTGACCTTCACCACCGTCGAGGGCCAGCTGCGAGCGGGGCTGGCCGGGCTCAGCCCGGAGGCGATCGCCAACGTCGTGCTCGCCTACGAGCCGGTCTGGGCCATCGGCACCGGGGCCAACGCCACGCCGGCGCAAGCCACCGAGGTTCACGGCTATCTGCGCGGTCTACTGTCCGAGCTCACGTCGAAGGAGACGGCGCAACGCATCCGCATCATCTACGGAGGCAGCGTGAAGGCCGACAACATCGACTCGCTGGCCGCGGAGCCCGAGATCGACGGGGCTCTGGTCGGGGGCGCCAGCCTCAACGCGGCGGGGTTCGTCGCCATCGCCAGGAAGGCGGCGCGCGCCGGCGCCGCCACGAAAGGGGAGTAA
- the secG gene encoding preprotein translocase subunit SecG encodes MYTALVVIHIIACFGIVGIVLLQAGKGADIGSAFGGAGTQAVFGSMGTPTILGKITAAVAVVFVITSFTLAMLGGGRSGSVVREPAPPPATTAPPTPGSTPSSPAAPAPAK; translated from the coding sequence ATGTACACAGCCCTGGTCGTCATTCACATCATCGCGTGCTTCGGCATCGTGGGAATCGTGCTGCTGCAGGCCGGCAAAGGGGCCGACATCGGCTCGGCCTTCGGCGGCGCCGGCACGCAGGCCGTCTTCGGGTCCATGGGCACTCCCACCATCCTGGGCAAGATCACCGCCGCCGTCGCCGTCGTCTTCGTGATTACCTCGTTCACGCTGGCCATGCTGGGGGGCGGGCGGAGCGGCTCCGTCGTGCGGGAGCCCGCCCCTCCGCCCGCGACCACGGCCCCCCCGACTCCGGGCTCCACCCCGTCGAGCCCGGCCGCGCCGGCGCCGGCCAAGTAG
- a CDS encoding peptide-binding protein: protein MKRAAARRLVALLLLGTGALAGCSSEVGGAAEEAPAAGKPEYGDTLVEAITGNVSGLIPNITSDSASHQIGDLIYSGLVKRDRELNLVGELAESWTFSPDCRDLTFSLRKDVRWHDGEPFTAEDVIFTYQTAIHPKTPTAYREDFRAVASAEAVDRYTVRIRYHQPYAKALQSWGAWMLPRHLLERFVLEGRLRDAPQNWTAPVGTGPYRFKEMRSGEKIVLVANPDFYEGRPYLSRIVYRVIPSQATIFLELKAKGVDTAGLTALQYRRQTEYPAFRKAYMKFRYPSNAYTYLGFNLKDPRFADRRVRHAFAHAINKQELIDGVRMGLGRDATGPYKPGTWVYNPDVARYPYDLTRARRLLAEAGWNTRNSEGLLVKDGEPFTFTLLTNQGNDERKKIAEIVQASLKELGVGVEIRVLEWASFLKEYVKKRRFDAIILGWGIGLDPDQYEIWHSSKTGVDELNVISFKNPEVDMLLEKGRRSCQQAERKQYYQRIQEILAEEQPIIFLYFPDALPAMSQRVHGIVESPNGIRFNFTEWYVPRSLQRYTSE from the coding sequence ATGAAGCGAGCGGCGGCCCGGCGCCTTGTCGCTCTCCTGTTGCTGGGGACAGGCGCGCTGGCCGGCTGCAGCAGCGAGGTGGGCGGGGCCGCCGAGGAGGCGCCCGCCGCCGGCAAGCCGGAGTACGGCGACACCCTGGTCGAGGCGATCACCGGCAACGTCTCGGGCCTCATCCCCAACATCACGTCCGACAGCGCCTCCCACCAGATCGGCGATCTGATCTACAGCGGCCTGGTCAAGCGCGATCGTGAACTGAATCTCGTCGGCGAGCTCGCCGAGTCGTGGACCTTCAGCCCGGATTGCCGTGACCTCACGTTCTCGCTGCGCAAGGACGTCCGCTGGCACGACGGCGAGCCCTTCACCGCCGAGGACGTCATCTTCACGTACCAGACGGCCATCCACCCCAAGACGCCCACCGCCTACCGGGAGGACTTCCGGGCGGTGGCGAGCGCAGAGGCCGTCGACCGGTATACCGTCCGGATCAGGTACCACCAGCCCTACGCCAAGGCGCTGCAGAGCTGGGGCGCCTGGATGCTGCCGCGTCACCTCCTGGAGCGTTTCGTGCTGGAGGGGCGCCTGCGCGACGCGCCCCAGAACTGGACGGCGCCGGTCGGCACCGGTCCCTATCGCTTCAAGGAAATGCGCTCGGGTGAGAAGATCGTCCTCGTCGCCAATCCCGACTTCTACGAGGGTCGGCCCTACCTGTCGCGCATCGTGTATCGGGTCATTCCCAGCCAGGCCACGATCTTCCTGGAGCTCAAGGCCAAGGGCGTGGACACTGCCGGCCTCACGGCGCTGCAGTATCGCCGGCAGACGGAATATCCGGCATTTCGGAAGGCGTATATGAAGTTCCGCTACCCCAGCAACGCCTACACCTACCTGGGCTTCAACCTGAAGGACCCGCGCTTCGCCGACCGGCGCGTGCGCCACGCCTTCGCCCACGCGATCAACAAGCAGGAGCTGATCGACGGGGTCCGCATGGGCTTGGGCCGGGACGCCACCGGCCCCTACAAGCCGGGGACGTGGGTCTACAACCCCGACGTCGCCCGCTACCCCTATGATCTGACGCGGGCTCGCCGGCTGCTCGCCGAGGCCGGGTGGAACACGCGGAACAGCGAAGGATTGCTGGTCAAGGATGGCGAGCCCTTCACCTTCACCCTGCTCACCAACCAGGGCAACGACGAGCGGAAGAAGATCGCCGAGATCGTTCAGGCGTCGCTCAAAGAGCTCGGGGTCGGCGTGGAGATCCGCGTGCTGGAGTGGGCCTCCTTCCTCAAGGAGTATGTCAAGAAACGTCGCTTCGACGCCATCATCCTCGGGTGGGGCATCGGCCTCGACCCCGACCAGTACGAGATCTGGCACTCGTCCAAGACCGGGGTCGACGAGCTCAACGTGATCTCCTTCAAGAATCCCGAGGTCGACATGTTGCTCGAGAAGGGGCGGCGGTCCTGCCAACAAGCCGAGCGCAAACAGTACTATCAGCGCATCCAGGAAATCCTGGCCGAGGAGCAACCCATCATCTTCCTGTACTTCCCCGATGCGCTGCCCGCCATGAGCCAGCGTGTCCACGGGATCGTGGAGTCCCCGAACGGCATCCGGTTCAACTTCACGGAGTGGTACGTGCCCCGGTCCCTGCAGCGTTACACCTCCGAGTAA
- a CDS encoding ABC transporter permease, which produces MFWYAVRRFVLAVPLLVGITFISFMVIHLAPGDPLEMQMGELNPESTAQAKQMLRELYGLDKPLPVQYWHWLGRLARLDFGRSFMPDGRPVLDKISERLPVTLLLNLIEMLIILVLAVPIGILSATRQYSLFDKITTVFVFVGFATPDFWLALLLMILFGVQLGWLPISGLRSLNWEYLGFWSQQWDFLSHLILPIVVATFGGLAGFSRYMRQSMLEVVRQDYIQSARAKGLSERVVIGKHALRNAMLPIVTILGLSLPGLIGGSVIVESVFAIPGMGQLMVQSVFQRDYPVIMANLVIVSVLTLLANLVADLSYGLVDPRIRLAGRRGRR; this is translated from the coding sequence GTGTTCTGGTACGCGGTGCGTCGCTTCGTGCTGGCTGTGCCCTTGCTCGTGGGCATCACGTTCATCTCGTTCATGGTCATCCATCTGGCCCCGGGAGATCCCCTGGAGATGCAGATGGGCGAGCTCAACCCCGAATCCACGGCGCAGGCCAAGCAGATGTTGCGGGAGCTGTACGGACTGGACAAGCCCTTGCCCGTCCAGTACTGGCACTGGCTGGGCCGCCTCGCCCGGCTGGACTTCGGACGCTCCTTCATGCCCGACGGGCGACCGGTTCTCGACAAGATCAGTGAACGCTTGCCGGTGACACTTCTCCTCAACCTCATCGAGATGCTGATCATCCTGGTCCTGGCCGTCCCCATCGGCATCCTCAGCGCCACCCGTCAGTATTCGCTCTTCGACAAGATCACCACGGTCTTCGTCTTCGTCGGCTTCGCCACGCCCGACTTCTGGCTGGCGCTGCTCCTCATGATCCTCTTCGGCGTCCAGCTGGGCTGGCTGCCGATCTCGGGACTCCGCTCGCTGAACTGGGAATATCTGGGCTTCTGGTCGCAGCAATGGGACTTCCTGAGCCATCTGATCCTGCCCATCGTGGTGGCGACCTTCGGCGGGCTGGCCGGCTTCTCCCGCTACATGCGGCAGAGCATGCTGGAGGTCGTCCGGCAAGACTACATCCAGTCGGCCCGGGCCAAGGGCCTGTCCGAGCGGGTCGTCATCGGCAAACACGCGCTGCGCAACGCCATGCTTCCCATCGTCACCATCCTGGGCCTCTCGTTGCCGGGGCTCATCGGGGGCAGCGTCATCGTCGAGTCGGTCTTCGCCATCCCGGGGATGGGGCAGCTCATGGTGCAGTCGGTGTTCCAGCGCGATTACCCCGTGATCATGGCCAACCTCGTCATCGTCTCGGTGCTGACGCTCCTGGCCAACCTGGTCGCCGATCTGTCGTACGGTCTGGTCGATCCACGCATCCGGTTGGCCGGACGGCGTGGCCGGCGATGA
- a CDS encoding ABC transporter permease has translation MKAFGRAFAKNRLAVAGGVVVLGLAVLAILAPAISPRDPNRPDIKKILVAPSAAHALGTDQLGRDVFSRMLYGARVSLAVGFVSVGIATAIGIALGSAAGYHGGLVDALIMRLVDLMLVFPRFFLLLAVLAFLKPSIWTIMVVIGLTGWMGVTRLVRAEFLSLKEREFVLWSQSVGATGFRVIWRHILPNAMAPVLVAMTLGIPAAILTESGLSFLGLGVQPPFASWGNILNEGKDTIEIAWWLSVYPGLAILVTVLSYNLLGEGIRDALDPRLRQTVGRFVTRGR, from the coding sequence ATGAAGGCCTTCGGGCGCGCCTTCGCCAAGAACCGGCTTGCCGTCGCCGGCGGCGTGGTCGTGCTAGGTCTGGCCGTGCTGGCGATCCTGGCCCCGGCCATCTCACCCCGCGATCCCAATCGACCTGACATCAAGAAGATCCTCGTCGCGCCTTCGGCGGCGCACGCGCTGGGGACGGACCAGCTCGGGCGGGACGTGTTCTCGCGCATGCTCTACGGCGCGCGGGTGTCGCTGGCGGTCGGTTTCGTCTCGGTCGGCATCGCGACCGCGATCGGCATCGCGCTCGGCTCGGCCGCCGGATACCACGGCGGTCTCGTCGATGCCCTGATCATGCGGCTCGTGGACCTCATGCTCGTCTTTCCCCGCTTCTTCCTGCTCCTGGCCGTGCTCGCCTTCCTGAAGCCCTCGATCTGGACCATCATGGTGGTCATCGGGCTCACCGGGTGGATGGGCGTGACCAGGCTCGTCCGGGCCGAGTTCCTGAGCCTCAAGGAGCGCGAGTTCGTGCTCTGGTCGCAGTCGGTGGGCGCCACCGGCTTCCGTGTCATCTGGCGTCACATCCTGCCCAACGCCATGGCTCCCGTCCTGGTGGCCATGACGCTGGGCATTCCGGCGGCCATTCTCACCGAGTCCGGGCTGTCGTTCCTGGGGCTGGGTGTCCAGCCGCCGTTCGCCAGCTGGGGGAATATCCTCAACGAGGGCAAGGACACCATCGAGATCGCCTGGTGGCTATCGGTGTACCCCGGGCTGGCCATCCTCGTGACGGTGCTCTCCTATAACCTGCTGGGCGAGGGGATTCGCGACGCCCTCGATCCCCGGCTCCGCCAAACGGTGGGTCGGTTTGTCACCCGGGGACGGTGA
- the glgB gene encoding 1,4-alpha-glucan branching protein GlgB: MTQIPKVTTPAPMLAAREIDALVEGVHEDVFGVLGPHAVQTGTGVAVAVRALLPQADSVRVIPAAAGREPRPMQRLHPAGFFEAVFPDESRIFAYRLEVRDGPGAVAVVEDPYRFPSTLGEFDRHLLAEGTHYAASDKLGAHPMVLDGVSGTVFAVWAPNARRVSVVGDFNGWDGRRHPMRRHPANGIWEIFAPGVDEGARYKFEIRSRSGEPLALKADPYAFAFEAETPRTAAVVSRLAGHRWTDQDWLAERGRRAPQEGPLTIYEVHLGSWRRVPEEGDRFLSYAELAEQLGAYVREMGYTHVELLPVMEHPFYGSWGYQVIGYFAPTRRYGTPPDFMAFVDRLHRQGIGVILDWVPAHFPKDPHGLGYFDGTHLYEHADPRRGEHADWGTLIFNYGRNEVANFLLENALFWLDRYHVDGLRVDAVASMLYLDYSRQPGEWLPNEFGGRENLAALALLRRLNELAHRDRPGIVVAAEESTSWPMVSRPTYLGGLGFGFKWNMGWMHDVLDYMRLDPVRRKYHHNLLTFGLLYAWSENFILPLSHDEVVHGKGSLLGKMPGDEWQRFANLRALYGFMYGHPGKKLMFMGGEFGQSREWHHDRSLDWHLTAAGPFHRGLQRLVRDLNQLYRREPALHELDADPAGFEWIDCSDSEQSVITFLRRARRPSDLVVVACNFTPVPRVGYRIGVPRGGLYREQLNSDAALYGGNNVGNAGSVWAEPTPWQGQAHSLVLTLPPLAALFLKPADG; this comes from the coding sequence ATGACGCAGATCCCGAAGGTCACGACGCCCGCACCCATGCTCGCCGCCCGGGAGATCGACGCTCTGGTGGAGGGCGTCCACGAGGACGTATTCGGCGTGCTGGGCCCGCACGCGGTGCAGACGGGCACCGGCGTCGCCGTGGCCGTGCGGGCCCTCCTGCCGCAGGCTGACAGCGTCCGGGTCATCCCCGCCGCCGCGGGCCGCGAGCCGCGCCCCATGCAGCGGCTCCACCCCGCCGGCTTCTTCGAAGCGGTCTTTCCCGACGAATCTCGGATCTTCGCCTATCGCCTGGAAGTGAGGGACGGCCCGGGCGCGGTCGCGGTGGTGGAGGATCCGTATCGATTCCCGTCGACCCTCGGCGAGTTCGATCGCCATCTCCTGGCCGAGGGCACGCACTACGCGGCCAGCGACAAGCTGGGCGCCCACCCGATGGTGCTGGACGGCGTGTCCGGCACGGTGTTCGCCGTGTGGGCGCCCAACGCGCGCCGCGTGAGCGTGGTCGGGGACTTCAACGGATGGGACGGGCGGCGCCATCCCATGCGACGGCATCCCGCGAACGGCATCTGGGAGATCTTCGCTCCGGGCGTGGATGAGGGCGCGCGGTACAAGTTCGAGATCCGGTCGCGCTCGGGCGAGCCCCTGGCGCTCAAGGCGGATCCGTACGCGTTCGCTTTCGAGGCCGAGACCCCCCGAACGGCCGCCGTCGTGAGCCGGCTCGCCGGCCATCGCTGGACCGACCAGGACTGGCTGGCCGAGCGCGGCCGGCGGGCGCCGCAGGAGGGGCCGCTGACGATCTACGAGGTGCACCTCGGGTCGTGGCGGCGGGTGCCCGAAGAGGGCGACCGCTTCCTCAGCTACGCCGAGCTGGCCGAGCAACTGGGCGCCTACGTGCGGGAGATGGGGTACACCCACGTCGAGCTCCTCCCGGTGATGGAGCACCCCTTCTATGGCTCCTGGGGCTACCAGGTGATCGGCTACTTCGCGCCGACGCGGCGGTATGGCACGCCGCCGGACTTCATGGCCTTCGTCGATCGCCTGCACCGGCAGGGCATCGGCGTGATCCTGGACTGGGTTCCCGCGCACTTCCCCAAGGACCCCCATGGACTCGGGTACTTCGACGGCACCCATCTGTACGAGCACGCCGATCCCCGGCGCGGCGAGCACGCCGACTGGGGAACGCTCATCTTCAACTACGGGCGCAACGAGGTGGCGAACTTCCTGCTGGAGAATGCCCTCTTCTGGCTGGATCGCTACCACGTCGACGGCCTCCGCGTGGACGCCGTCGCCTCCATGCTCTACCTGGACTACTCACGCCAGCCCGGCGAGTGGCTGCCCAACGAGTTCGGCGGTCGCGAAAACCTCGCCGCCCTCGCCCTCCTGCGCCGTCTCAACGAGCTGGCGCACCGGGATCGCCCCGGCATCGTCGTGGCCGCCGAGGAATCCACTTCCTGGCCGATGGTGTCGCGGCCGACGTACCTGGGCGGGCTCGGCTTCGGCTTCAAGTGGAACATGGGCTGGATGCACGACGTCCTGGACTACATGCGGCTCGACCCCGTGCGCCGCAAGTATCACCACAACCTCCTGACGTTCGGCCTGCTGTATGCCTGGAGCGAGAACTTCATCCTGCCCCTCTCGCACGACGAGGTCGTCCACGGCAAGGGCTCGCTGCTCGGCAAGATGCCCGGCGACGAATGGCAGCGCTTCGCGAATCTCCGGGCCCTCTACGGCTTCATGTACGGCCATCCCGGCAAGAAGCTCATGTTCATGGGCGGAGAGTTCGGCCAGAGCCGGGAATGGCATCACGATCGCAGCCTCGACTGGCACCTCACGGCAGCCGGGCCGTTCCACCGCGGTCTTCAGCGGCTCGTCCGCGACCTCAATCAGCTCTATCGGCGCGAGCCCGCCCTGCACGAGCTGGACGCCGATCCGGCGGGCTTCGAATGGATCGACTGCTCCGATAGCGAGCAGAGCGTGATCACCTTTCTCCGGCGCGCGCGCCGGCCTTCCGATCTCGTCGTCGTGGCCTGCAACTTCACGCCGGTGCCCCGAGTCGGCTATCGCATCGGTGTGCCGCGCGGGGGCTTGTACCGGGAGCAGCTGAACAGCGACGCCGCGCTGTACGGCGGCAACAATGTCGGCAACGCCGGCAGCGTCTGGGCCGAGCCCACTCCGTGGCAAGGGCAGGCGCACTCGCTCGTGCTGACCCTGCCGCCGCTGGCCGCGCTCTTTCTCAAGCCCGCCGACGGCTGA